The following are encoded together in the Thermococcus sibiricus MM 739 genome:
- the mfnA gene encoding tyrosine decarboxylase MfnA, with product MIPNKGISEEELFTELEKRLKIDLTFDSGKILGSMCTYPHPLAQKIIQKYIDRNLGDPGLHRGSKEIEEEAVQMLGELLHLKRAYGNIVSGGTEANVLAVRAFRNVSNVEKPELILPESAHFSFLKASDLLKVKLVWADLNRDYSVNVKDVESKITDNTIGIVGIAGTTGLGVVDDIPALSDIAVDYGIPLHIDAAFGGFVIPFAKALGYELPDFDFKLKGVQSITIDPHKMGMAPIPAGGIVFRKKKYMDAINVLAPYLAGGKIFQATITGTRLGANAIAVWALFKHLGFEGYKNVVKEAMENALWFAEQIKRLDRVYLIREPMLNIVSFGSKRLKKIEAELKARGWGISAHRGYIRIVMMPHVKREHLMNFLKDLREILRRV from the coding sequence ATGATACCAAATAAAGGGATAAGTGAAGAGGAGCTTTTTACTGAACTTGAGAAAAGGCTTAAAATCGATCTAACGTTTGATTCTGGTAAAATCTTAGGTTCTATGTGTACTTATCCACACCCTCTAGCTCAGAAAATAATCCAAAAGTACATAGATAGGAACTTGGGGGATCCAGGCTTGCATAGAGGGAGCAAAGAAATTGAGGAAGAAGCGGTCCAAATGTTGGGAGAGCTTTTGCACTTAAAAAGGGCTTATGGAAATATAGTAAGTGGAGGTACAGAAGCCAATGTTTTGGCCGTGAGGGCTTTTCGTAACGTCTCTAATGTTGAAAAACCGGAGTTAATCCTGCCAGAGAGTGCACATTTTTCTTTTTTAAAGGCGAGTGATTTGTTAAAAGTGAAATTGGTCTGGGCAGATCTTAATAGAGATTATTCTGTCAACGTAAAGGATGTAGAGAGTAAAATAACAGATAATACCATTGGAATTGTTGGAATTGCTGGAACAACTGGTTTGGGGGTTGTGGATGATATTCCTGCTCTTTCGGATATTGCTGTTGATTATGGAATTCCCCTACATATTGATGCTGCCTTCGGTGGTTTTGTAATCCCTTTTGCGAAGGCATTGGGTTATGAATTACCGGATTTTGACTTCAAGCTCAAAGGTGTACAAAGCATTACTATAGATCCCCACAAGATGGGAATGGCCCCAATACCCGCTGGAGGGATAGTTTTCAGAAAGAAAAAGTATATGGATGCCATTAATGTTTTGGCACCTTATTTGGCTGGGGGAAAGATATTTCAAGCTACAATCACAGGAACAAGGCTTGGAGCTAATGCAATAGCTGTATGGGCCCTTTTTAAACACCTTGGCTTTGAAGGATATAAGAATGTGGTCAAAGAAGCTATGGAGAACGCCCTATGGTTTGCAGAACAGATAAAGAGGTTGGATAGAGTGTACCTGATAAGGGAGCCCATGCTGAACATAGTTTCCTTTGGTTCTAAAAGGCTCAAGAAGATTGAGGCAGAACTTAAAGCAAGAGGATGGGGAATAAGTGCTCACAGGGGGTATATCAGGATAGTTATGATGCCACACGTGAAAAGAGAACATTTAATGAACTTTTTAAAAGATCTGAGAGAGATTTTAAGAAGAGTTTGA
- a CDS encoding bifunctional hydroxymethylpyrimidine kinase/phosphomethylpyrimidine kinase gives MIRKALTIAGSDSGGGAGIEADLKTFSAFGVHGLVAITSVTAQNTQEVRAIYDISPEVVAKQIEAVVEDIGVDAAKTGMLSNAKIIKAVAKTVKKYEFPLVVDPVMIAKSGAPLLREDAMEALIEKIIPLATLVTPNKSEAEKLSGMKIEGLEDAKKAAKIIVEELGAKGAIVKGGHLSLSEAVDVLYFNEKFREYRAPFVKGCTHGTGCSFSAAITANLAKGKKLEEAVRIAKEFITMGIYYGPRIGHGHCPVNQNAWIDIPAEKWRVYESLGNALKELMSIDNLYEHAPEVGMNFIYALPKLYARSKEDVAGVKGRIVKFGNKIKPVGWVEFGASDHLTRAILTFMEFFPEVRSALNLKYSEELIKKASSLGLKVSFYDRREEPEEIKAKEGGTIPWGVKTAIERINDKPDIIYHLGDWGKEPMLLIFGENPEIVLRKLKMLIE, from the coding sequence GTGATTAGGAAAGCTTTAACAATTGCCGGGAGCGATAGCGGGGGCGGAGCTGGAATAGAGGCGGATTTAAAGACCTTCTCCGCTTTTGGGGTTCACGGATTGGTTGCAATAACCTCTGTAACAGCCCAAAACACCCAAGAGGTTAGGGCCATTTATGACATCTCTCCAGAGGTTGTTGCAAAACAGATAGAGGCTGTTGTAGAAGATATTGGAGTGGATGCGGCAAAGACTGGAATGTTGAGTAATGCCAAAATAATCAAAGCCGTTGCAAAGACCGTAAAGAAATATGAGTTTCCTCTTGTGGTTGACCCGGTCATGATAGCCAAAAGCGGGGCTCCATTGCTAAGGGAAGATGCAATGGAGGCTTTGATTGAGAAGATAATTCCCTTAGCAACACTTGTAACACCCAACAAATCAGAAGCGGAGAAATTAAGTGGAATGAAAATTGAAGGCCTTGAAGACGCCAAAAAAGCTGCGAAAATCATAGTTGAGGAGCTAGGTGCTAAAGGGGCAATAGTAAAGGGAGGACACCTCAGCCTAAGTGAGGCCGTGGATGTGTTATATTTTAACGAAAAATTTAGGGAGTATAGGGCACCTTTTGTAAAAGGTTGCACCCATGGTACAGGATGCTCTTTTTCTGCAGCGATAACAGCGAATTTGGCAAAAGGGAAGAAGCTCGAAGAGGCCGTTAGAATAGCAAAGGAATTTATAACGATGGGAATTTACTATGGACCAAGAATCGGCCATGGCCACTGCCCGGTTAATCAGAACGCCTGGATAGATATTCCAGCCGAAAAGTGGAGAGTTTATGAAAGTTTAGGTAATGCCTTAAAGGAGCTCATGTCAATAGATAATCTTTATGAACACGCGCCAGAAGTTGGTATGAACTTCATTTACGCTTTACCTAAACTTTATGCAAGGAGTAAAGAAGATGTTGCTGGAGTAAAAGGAAGGATAGTAAAATTTGGAAATAAGATAAAACCTGTAGGATGGGTAGAATTCGGAGCTTCCGATCATCTGACGAGAGCGATTTTAACGTTCATGGAGTTCTTTCCTGAAGTCAGGAGTGCATTGAATTTGAAATACAGTGAGGAGCTTATCAAAAAAGCTTCCAGCTTGGGGCTTAAAGTGTCCTTCTACGATAGAAGGGAGGAACCAGAAGAAATAAAAGCCAAAGAGGGCGGCACCATTCCATGGGGAGTAAAAACCGCGATCGAGAGGATAAATGACAAGCCAGATATAATATATCACCTCGGAGACTGGGGCAAAGAGCCAATGCTTTTGATATTCGGGGAAAATCCAGAGATTGTGTTGAGAAAGCTTAAGATGCTCATAGAATAA
- the thiW gene encoding energy coupling factor transporter S component ThiW — translation MKLETRTQKLAYVGIFTALGVILGTISFPVGPTKVAPFQHFINVITGVLLGPWWASLTALFIGTLRMSLGVGTIFSIPGGIPGAFTVGLMYKIVKNDWAAFSEPLATVFIGGTLSSLLFGPLINIQKGVVWFWVAFAPSTLVGTTLGFLILKALRRMEVIE, via the coding sequence GTGAAGCTCGAAACAAGGACGCAAAAGCTCGCTTATGTCGGTATTTTTACGGCATTAGGGGTCATTCTTGGTACAATTTCATTTCCAGTTGGTCCAACAAAAGTCGCACCCTTCCAGCACTTCATAAATGTCATAACTGGAGTCTTGCTTGGCCCTTGGTGGGCCTCTTTGACGGCCCTTTTCATAGGAACCCTAAGAATGTCCCTAGGAGTGGGCACAATATTCTCAATTCCCGGTGGAATTCCTGGAGCGTTTACAGTTGGCCTAATGTATAAAATAGTAAAGAATGACTGGGCAGCATTTAGCGAACCATTGGCTACAGTTTTTATAGGAGGAACTTTGAGTTCCCTCCTTTTTGGCCCCTTGATAAACATCCAAAAAGGAGTTGTGTGGTTTTGGGTAGCTTTTGCTCCTAGCACTCTTGTTGGAACAACTCTTGGCTTCTTGATTCTCAAAGCCCTAAGAAGAATGGAGGTGATAGAGTGA
- the thiE gene encoding thiamine phosphate synthase encodes MNLRKKLKLYVITDRRLKSEIESVREALEGGATSIQLRIKNAPTGEMIKIGKEIRELTKEYDALYFVDDRLDVALATDADGVQLGPEDMPISLAKEIGPNLIIGASVYSLEEALKAEKEGADYLGAGSVFPTPTKRDVKVIGLEGLKRIVESVKIPVVAIGGINHKNARDVLKTGVDGIAIISAIMGAEDVKRATEEMRKIIEEVLR; translated from the coding sequence TTGAACCTTAGAAAAAAGCTCAAGCTGTATGTGATAACGGATAGAAGACTAAAGTCAGAGATTGAAAGTGTCAGAGAAGCCTTAGAGGGAGGTGCAACCTCAATTCAGCTTAGGATAAAAAATGCTCCAACAGGGGAGATGATAAAGATTGGTAAGGAGATTAGAGAGCTAACAAAAGAATATGATGCCCTTTATTTCGTGGATGACCGATTAGATGTGGCTTTGGCAACAGACGCAGATGGAGTTCAGCTGGGTCCAGAGGATATGCCCATCTCACTTGCTAAAGAAATAGGACCGAATCTCATCATCGGAGCCTCTGTTTACAGTTTAGAGGAAGCGTTAAAAGCAGAGAAAGAAGGAGCTGATTATTTAGGAGCAGGTTCTGTTTTTCCAACGCCTACAAAAAGAGATGTCAAAGTTATTGGTCTAGAAGGTCTTAAGAGAATAGTAGAGTCGGTGAAAATTCCAGTGGTGGCAATAGGAGGAATAAATCACAAAAACGCTAGAGATGTCCTTAAGACTGGTGTAGATGGAATCGCAATAATTTCTGCAATAATGGGGGCAGAAGATGTAAAAAGAGCCACAGAAGAAATGAGAAAAATTATAGAGGAGGTTCTCAGGTGA
- the thiM gene encoding hydroxyethylthiazole kinase yields the protein MNVEWVGEALEKLRKKRPLIHNITNYVVMNTTANALLAIGASPVMAHAIEELEEMIGLADALVINIGTLDEHKIYSMLKAVEIAKELRKPVILDPVGAGATKLRTKTSLKLLELGSISVVRGNFGEIAALLGEHGKTRGVDSATYDENIAKTIAKEAAREFNTVVAVTGPVDYVGDGRRVYGVANGTPMLGRVTGTGCMVTSIIGAFLAVEKPLRATIAGLTTFEIAAEKAVEEASYPGTFHVKLYDWLYRIDVEIIKERAKVREVEP from the coding sequence ATGAACGTAGAATGGGTTGGAGAAGCATTAGAAAAGCTCAGAAAAAAAAGACCTCTAATACACAACATAACCAATTATGTTGTCATGAACACCACAGCAAATGCTCTCCTAGCTATAGGGGCTTCACCTGTTATGGCTCACGCAATAGAGGAGCTCGAAGAGATGATTGGCTTAGCTGATGCGCTCGTAATAAATATTGGAACCCTAGATGAGCACAAAATATACTCAATGCTTAAGGCCGTTGAGATTGCCAAGGAGCTCAGGAAGCCCGTCATCCTTGACCCAGTTGGCGCTGGGGCAACGAAATTGAGGACTAAAACATCACTGAAGCTTCTGGAGTTAGGAAGCATAAGCGTTGTCAGGGGCAACTTTGGAGAAATTGCTGCTCTTCTTGGAGAACATGGAAAAACAAGAGGAGTTGATTCAGCAACATATGATGAGAACATTGCAAAAACAATAGCCAAAGAAGCTGCACGGGAGTTCAACACAGTCGTGGCAGTTACAGGCCCAGTGGATTACGTTGGTGATGGCAGAAGGGTTTATGGAGTAGCAAATGGAACTCCAATGCTTGGGAGAGTTACGGGAACTGGTTGCATGGTAACTTCCATAATAGGAGCTTTCTTGGCAGTCGAAAAACCGCTTAGAGCCACCATTGCTGGACTAACGACATTTGAAATCGCGGCAGAAAAGGCAGTAGAGGAAGCATCTTACCCCGGGACCTTCCATGTAAAGCTTTACGACTGGCTCTACAGAATAGATGTGGAGATAATAAAAGAAAGAGCCAAGGTGAGGGAAGTTGAACCTTAG
- the tenA gene encoding thiaminase II, whose amino-acid sequence MKISDALRQKADYIWHRILNHPFVIELYQGTLPIEKFKFYVLQDYNYLVGLTRTLTIIASKSDFDLMRKILKLAQEEASTELVNYERLLEELGLTIEDAIKEEPSPTNYAYMNFMNLTAFLGTPYEGLATIMPCFWSYMEIARHHEKLLETNENSLYVNWAEVYLSKEYIELVENLKELLDKTNNTEFHRLESVFERASKYEYMFWDMAYKMERWPI is encoded by the coding sequence ATGAAGATTAGCGATGCTTTAAGACAAAAAGCAGATTATATCTGGCATAGAATACTAAACCATCCCTTTGTAATCGAATTATATCAAGGTACATTGCCAATTGAAAAGTTCAAATTCTACGTGCTCCAAGACTACAACTATCTTGTGGGACTAACGAGAACTTTAACGATAATTGCCTCTAAAAGCGATTTTGATCTCATGAGAAAGATCCTAAAACTGGCCCAAGAGGAAGCCAGCACTGAACTTGTCAACTATGAAAGGCTCTTAGAAGAATTAGGACTCACAATCGAAGATGCAATCAAAGAAGAACCCAGCCCCACCAATTATGCATATATGAACTTCATGAATCTCACAGCATTTTTAGGAACTCCTTATGAAGGCCTCGCTACCATCATGCCATGCTTCTGGAGTTATATGGAGATAGCCAGGCACCATGAAAAGTTATTGGAAACCAACGAAAATTCTCTCTATGTAAACTGGGCTGAGGTGTATCTCTCCAAGGAATATATCGAGCTAGTGGAGAACCTGAAAGAGCTGCTGGATAAAACCAATAACACTGAATTTCATAGACTAGAGAGCGTTTTCGAAAGAGCAAGCAAATATGAATACATGTTTTGGGATATGGCCTATAAAATGGAGAGGTGGCCCATATGA
- the cytX gene encoding putative hydroxymethylpyrimidine transporter CytX, whose protein sequence is MHEGYEIKPVEKSKKTFTLITLLAIWFGAGISIAEFWAGALLTPALSLGMAILVIIVGHLLGNAIMGLIALEGEETSLPTMVLSRASLGIKGSILPSILNYLQLIGWTAIMLIVGANAMNAVSKTFGFEGYPLWVLLLGVLVTLWTYIGPKNWEKLEKIAALLLLALSLWLTYVTLKKFPLSDLLTKPGTGEIGAMLALDLVIAMPLSWAPLIADYSRFAKNKNSAFWGTYLGYFISSSLFYFVGALTNMAIGEGDPIEIVAAYGIGIPAMLIITFSTVTTTFLDVYSAAITYKNISPKADAKKQVLFVGALGVILALVFPMEQYESFLLLIGGAFVSLAAIMITDYFLVKKGYNAEALFDENGPFAGYNSKAIIIWSIGFIFYMGLAIEGLFGIHIPLLSELGFRLGSSIPTFILVSVLYYIFGR, encoded by the coding sequence ATGCATGAGGGATACGAAATAAAGCCAGTTGAGAAAAGCAAGAAAACTTTTACACTTATAACACTACTTGCAATATGGTTTGGAGCAGGGATAAGTATAGCGGAGTTCTGGGCAGGAGCGTTGTTGACTCCAGCACTCTCATTGGGCATGGCAATACTAGTGATTATTGTAGGACATCTACTAGGAAATGCCATCATGGGGCTGATAGCCCTCGAAGGTGAGGAAACGAGCCTACCCACTATGGTACTTTCAAGAGCCTCATTAGGAATTAAAGGTTCAATTCTACCTTCGATCTTGAATTACCTCCAGCTCATAGGATGGACAGCTATAATGCTTATAGTTGGAGCCAATGCCATGAATGCAGTCTCGAAAACTTTTGGTTTTGAGGGTTATCCATTGTGGGTCCTCTTGCTAGGTGTTCTCGTTACATTATGGACATACATCGGTCCAAAAAACTGGGAGAAACTAGAAAAGATCGCTGCTTTACTCTTACTTGCACTAAGCCTATGGCTTACTTATGTTACGCTCAAGAAATTTCCCTTAAGTGATCTTCTCACCAAACCCGGCACTGGAGAAATTGGTGCTATGTTGGCCCTAGACCTAGTGATAGCAATGCCCCTCTCATGGGCCCCATTGATAGCAGATTACTCAAGATTTGCCAAAAATAAAAATTCAGCCTTCTGGGGAACCTATTTAGGCTATTTCATTTCATCAAGCCTGTTTTACTTTGTAGGAGCGCTCACCAACATGGCGATTGGAGAAGGAGATCCTATAGAAATTGTAGCAGCTTATGGTATAGGAATCCCAGCAATGTTGATAATAACATTCTCAACAGTCACAACAACCTTCCTCGATGTCTACTCAGCCGCAATAACCTACAAAAACATCTCTCCAAAGGCAGATGCAAAGAAACAAGTGCTTTTTGTTGGTGCATTAGGGGTTATCCTAGCTTTAGTATTTCCAATGGAACAGTATGAAAGCTTTTTACTGCTTATTGGAGGAGCTTTTGTCTCTCTAGCAGCAATAATGATAACTGACTACTTCCTTGTTAAAAAAGGCTACAATGCAGAGGCACTTTTCGATGAAAATGGCCCATTTGCTGGATATAATTCCAAAGCAATAATAATCTGGAGTATAGGGTTCATATTTTACATGGGCCTAGCTATAGAAGGCCTTTTTGGAATCCATATCCCGCTATTAAGCGAACTCGGCTTTAGATTAGGTTCCAGCATTCCAACGTTCATCCTTGTAAGCGTTCTTTATTACATATTCGGAAGGTGA
- a CDS encoding TIGR01177 family methyltransferase: MLYVEILGNLPEMAEGEVKALLELSNPGFTILEKDYLFLALKANESAFSYLKRLGMAHEYGNLLFSGESLEELYLKAENLEWGNFIAGSFKVDRETMLNCRYNVENLERELGAIIVRQGFKVNLTSPDTLVRVYCGQKLWVGIRKQTFPAKSFEKRKADRRPFFKPIALPPRLARAMINLARAKKEVLDPFMGTGGILIEAGLLGLKVYGVDLRKDMVDGAKQNLEHYGIKNYVLKKGDATKLGKLFPDKEFEAIVTDPPYGTSATLGGKVREELYEKALESIYEVLDGHLSIAFPTSFEAEKVAERIGFEVLEKYYQRVHSSLDRYFYIMRN; the protein is encoded by the coding sequence TTGCTTTATGTCGAAATTCTTGGAAATTTACCCGAAATGGCTGAAGGAGAGGTTAAAGCTTTACTAGAGCTTAGTAATCCAGGATTCACAATACTTGAAAAAGACTATCTGTTTCTGGCATTAAAAGCGAATGAGAGCGCTTTTTCCTACCTTAAAAGGCTTGGAATGGCCCATGAGTATGGGAACTTACTTTTTTCTGGTGAGAGCCTTGAAGAGCTCTATTTGAAGGCAGAGAATCTTGAATGGGGAAACTTCATAGCAGGGAGCTTTAAAGTAGACAGAGAAACAATGTTGAACTGCCGCTACAATGTAGAGAACCTAGAAAGAGAACTTGGAGCAATTATAGTAAGACAGGGTTTCAAAGTAAATCTAACAAGTCCTGACACATTAGTCAGGGTATATTGCGGGCAAAAACTCTGGGTTGGAATAAGAAAGCAAACATTCCCGGCCAAATCATTTGAAAAAAGAAAAGCAGATAGAAGACCATTTTTCAAACCTATAGCTCTACCTCCACGGCTCGCAAGAGCAATGATAAATCTAGCACGAGCAAAAAAAGAAGTTCTTGATCCATTTATGGGTACCGGTGGAATACTTATTGAAGCTGGCCTTCTCGGTTTGAAGGTTTATGGTGTTGATCTCCGAAAAGACATGGTGGATGGAGCCAAACAAAATCTCGAACATTATGGAATAAAAAACTATGTGTTAAAAAAAGGAGATGCCACTAAACTAGGGAAACTTTTTCCAGACAAAGAATTTGAAGCAATTGTCACGGACCCTCCCTATGGGACTTCTGCAACGCTCGGTGGAAAGGTGAGAGAAGAACTCTATGAAAAGGCATTAGAAAGTATATACGAAGTCCTAGATGGCCACTTGAGCATTGCATTCCCAACAAGCTTTGAAGCTGAGAAAGTAGCTGAAAGAATTGGATTTGAAGTTTTGGAGAAATATTACCAGAGAGTTCACTCTTCTCTGGATAGATATTTCTACATTATGCGTAATTAA
- a CDS encoding ATPase PP-loop superfamily, protein MIEKVEGNFIKTYRLQQSLEALERVRGEISEETYERLKALIHYRLYGEEFERSKIDEKIALAFSMGSDSTASLLILKWAGFDVVPVMVKLPQMNDVVFFRAKSYGAVFVEVPAYMEIINSQIRKRAPICGKCHSMVMDAVKGHARKEGIKIVASGDLLSIGSISIYKEEDLINLNFPAFLALDKREAIKVLGKRYALGFGCSLWKSAAKTTPILKRFGIQRVLRELRAGAIDKEIAKALIKDILRN, encoded by the coding sequence ATGATAGAAAAAGTAGAAGGCAACTTCATTAAAACTTACCGTTTGCAGCAAAGTCTCGAAGCTCTTGAAAGGGTCAGAGGAGAGATTAGTGAAGAGACCTATGAAAGATTAAAAGCCCTTATTCACTACCGACTCTACGGAGAAGAATTTGAGAGAAGTAAAATTGATGAAAAAATAGCTTTAGCTTTTTCAATGGGGAGTGATAGCACGGCCTCACTTTTAATCCTTAAATGGGCAGGCTTTGATGTAGTTCCAGTAATGGTAAAACTTCCCCAAATGAACGATGTTGTCTTTTTTAGGGCCAAGAGTTATGGAGCGGTTTTTGTTGAAGTTCCAGCGTATATGGAGATTATAAACTCCCAGATACGGAAAAGAGCTCCTATATGTGGTAAATGCCACTCTATGGTAATGGACGCCGTAAAGGGGCATGCAAGGAAAGAAGGAATAAAAATTGTAGCCTCTGGAGATCTCCTTAGTATTGGGAGTATCTCGATATACAAAGAAGAAGATTTAATAAACTTAAACTTTCCAGCTTTTTTAGCCCTTGATAAAAGGGAAGCTATAAAAGTGCTTGGAAAGAGATATGCCCTTGGATTTGGCTGCTCACTCTGGAAAAGCGCCGCCAAAACTACACCGATTTTAAAACGCTTTGGTATCCAAAGGGTGTTGAGAGAACTCAGGGCAGGAGCAATAGACAAGGAAATCGCAAAAGCCCTGATTAAAGATATACTAAGGAACTGA
- a CDS encoding molybdopterin-binding protein: MFAEIITIGDELLTGNTVDSNSAFIAQKLTEKGYWVRRITTVGDDVEEIKTVVREVLSREPEVLVIAGGLGPTHDDVTMLAVARALNLELELREDILKRIEEFYLELYKKGFVDDPKINEARKKMAYIPRGVEILNNTVGAAPGAFLIYKNTKIFVLPGMPREMKAMFENEVSPKLGKGKFIQRKLLAEITDESKLAPLLVEALNRFNIKIHSSPKGFGKYIGIILFGESEDEIERARRFIEERGIKFEEV, encoded by the coding sequence ATGTTCGCTGAGATAATAACAATAGGAGATGAACTTTTAACTGGTAACACTGTAGACAGCAACTCTGCTTTTATAGCTCAAAAGCTCACAGAGAAGGGTTATTGGGTGAGGAGGATAACAACCGTTGGAGATGATGTGGAAGAGATAAAAACTGTTGTAAGAGAAGTTCTCTCAAGAGAACCAGAGGTTTTGGTTATAGCCGGTGGATTAGGGCCAACACATGATGATGTAACAATGCTTGCAGTTGCCAGAGCTCTCAATCTCGAACTAGAACTTAGAGAAGATATCCTCAAGAGAATTGAAGAATTCTACTTAGAGTTATATAAAAAGGGTTTTGTGGATGATCCGAAAATTAATGAAGCACGGAAGAAGATGGCGTACATCCCAAGAGGGGTTGAAATTCTCAACAACACTGTTGGGGCAGCTCCAGGTGCTTTTTTAATCTATAAAAACACAAAAATCTTCGTTCTCCCTGGAATGCCAAGAGAAATGAAGGCAATGTTTGAAAATGAAGTGTCTCCCAAACTTGGAAAAGGAAAATTTATCCAGAGAAAACTTCTTGCAGAGATAACAGATGAATCAAAGCTTGCTCCTCTTTTAGTTGAGGCACTGAATAGATTCAACATAAAGATACACTCCTCCCCAAAGGGCTTTGGAAAATACATTGGGATAATACTCTTTGGGGAGTCTGAGGATGAAATTGAAAGGGCTAGAAGATTTATAGAAGAAAGAGGGATAAAATTTGAGGAAGTTTAA
- the pyk gene encoding pyruvate kinase, whose protein sequence is MELPDHKTKIIATIGPASRHAGTIEKMIKAGMSVARINFSHGTLEEHTKTIELIRKTAEKLEKIVAILGDLPGVKMRVGKIKGDSITLKKGDKVVLTTRDVEGDETTIPVEFKDFPKLVSKGDVIYLSDGYIMLRVEEVRENEVECVVVNGGTLFSHKGINIPKANLPIEAITPRDFEIIEFAIEQGIDAIGLSFVGSVYDVLKVKSFLEKKKGNNFIIAKIERPDAVRNFDEILNAADGIMVARGDLGVEMPIEKLPIMQKQLIKKANLAAKPVITATQMLVSMTTERIPKRAEVTDVANAILDGTDAVMLSEETAIGKYPVESVEMMAKIAKTTEEYRESLGHSRLRAWIDLLPKRSTIKEAITQSVIDALCAIDIKYILTPTRTGLTPRLISRFKPKQWILAFSNNERVCNSLAFSYGVYPFCMEEEFNEKDMIMLVKGLGIVKEDDTVLLTEGKPIGKTIGTNTIRIFQIP, encoded by the coding sequence ATGGAGCTTCCCGATCACAAAACAAAAATAATTGCCACAATCGGCCCGGCTTCAAGGCATGCGGGAACTATAGAAAAGATGATAAAAGCTGGAATGAGCGTTGCAAGGATAAACTTTTCTCACGGAACCCTTGAGGAGCACACAAAGACCATTGAGCTGATAAGAAAAACCGCCGAGAAATTGGAAAAGATAGTTGCAATTCTGGGCGATCTGCCAGGGGTAAAAATGAGAGTTGGAAAGATAAAAGGAGACTCCATAACCTTAAAAAAGGGAGATAAAGTTGTACTCACAACAAGGGACGTTGAAGGAGATGAAACAACTATTCCCGTCGAGTTTAAAGATTTTCCAAAGCTGGTGTCAAAAGGAGATGTAATATACTTAAGTGATGGTTACATAATGTTAAGGGTCGAGGAAGTTAGGGAGAACGAGGTCGAATGTGTTGTGGTGAACGGAGGTACATTGTTCTCTCATAAAGGAATAAACATCCCAAAGGCTAACCTTCCAATCGAAGCAATAACTCCAAGGGACTTTGAGATAATCGAATTCGCAATTGAACAGGGAATAGATGCTATAGGCCTCTCTTTTGTAGGCTCTGTCTACGATGTTCTCAAGGTAAAGAGCTTCCTGGAAAAGAAAAAGGGCAATAATTTTATAATAGCAAAAATAGAACGGCCGGATGCAGTGAGGAACTTTGATGAAATTCTAAATGCTGCTGATGGGATAATGGTAGCTAGAGGAGACCTAGGAGTAGAAATGCCAATCGAAAAACTCCCCATAATGCAGAAACAACTTATAAAAAAGGCCAACTTAGCTGCAAAGCCTGTAATAACTGCCACCCAGATGCTTGTTTCAATGACCACAGAGAGAATACCAAAGAGAGCAGAAGTCACAGACGTTGCAAATGCGATACTTGATGGCACAGATGCCGTAATGCTCTCTGAAGAAACTGCCATAGGGAAATACCCTGTGGAATCAGTAGAGATGATGGCTAAAATAGCCAAGACAACAGAGGAATATAGAGAATCCCTAGGACACTCCAGATTACGCGCTTGGATTGACTTACTGCCAAAAAGGAGCACGATAAAAGAAGCAATAACACAGAGCGTTATAGATGCCCTCTGTGCCATAGACATAAAATACATCCTAACCCCAACAAGAACAGGATTAACTCCAAGGCTCATCTCACGTTTTAAACCAAAACAGTGGATTTTAGCCTTTTCAAATAACGAAAGAGTCTGTAACAGCTTAGCCTTTTCCTATGGAGTTTACCCATTCTGCATGGAAGAAGAGTTCAATGAAAAGGACATGATAATGTTAGTAAAGGGGTTGGGAATAGTCAAAGAAGATGATACAGTTCTCTTAACAGAAGGAAAACCAATAGGAAAGACTATAGGGACAAATACGATACGTATTTTCCAAATTCCTTAA
- a CDS encoding TIGR04140 family protein, which translates to MRKKLITAIPPDEVLKIKEISKAKVEIKIREVGLYFGMPRWMVVIDGSDEEVEKFMGVLMRSRAGG; encoded by the coding sequence ATGAGAAAAAAGTTGATAACAGCGATTCCTCCAGATGAGGTTCTTAAAATCAAGGAAATCTCCAAAGCTAAGGTTGAGATAAAAATCCGAGAAGTGGGGCTCTATTTTGGGATGCCAAGATGGATGGTGGTTATTGATGGAAGTGATGAGGAAGTTGAAAAGTTTATGGGCGTTCTAATGAGATCCAGAGCGGGCGGCTAA